From the Achromobacter xylosoxidans A8 genome, the window CAGGATAAGCGAGAGACAGCCATGGCCAGCCCGACAGGCGCGGTATTCGAGAAACCCGGCACCCTGCGCACCCGCGTGGAGGAATTCCTGCGCGCGTCCATCATGGACGGACGGATCAAGGGCGGGGAACGCCTGCGCGAACAAGAATTGTGCGATCAGCTCGGCATCAGCCGCAGCACCCTGCGCGAAGCGCTGCGCACGCTCGAAGCCGAACGCTTGATTTCCATCGAACCGCATCGCGGCCCCACCGTCGTGCGCATCACCGAAAAGGCCGCCCGCGACCTCTACGCCCTGCGCGCCCTGCTGGAAGGCTATGCCGCGCATGAATTCGCGCGGCTGGCGAGCGACCCCGACGTCGAGCGACTGCGCAAGGCGGTGGATGCCCTGCACCGCCAGGCCAAGGGCAGCAACAAGTCGGCCCTGCTGGCGGCCAAGCGCGATTTCTACGACGTGCTGCTGAGCGGCTGCGACAACGATCTGGTCAAGGACATGCTGCCGGGCCTGCTGTCGCGCATCAACCTGCTGCGCGCCACTTCGTTCGCGCGCGCTGACCGCCTGCCGGAAAGCATGGCCGAAATCGATCTGATCTTCGAGCGCATCCAGGCTCGGGACCCGCAAGGCGCGCAAAGCGCGGCGCAGAGCCATATCGTGAACGCGCAACGCACCGCGCTCGAAGTGCTCAAGCGCCAGCAACAGGAGACATCCGACAGTGAAGGCGATCGTCCAGAAACTAAAGGCCGGGGCAGCCCTGGCGCAGCAGGATAGCGAATTCATCTTGGCCGCCCGCGGCCTGCCCTGCGCCATCTGGCTGCAAG encodes:
- a CDS encoding GntR family transcriptional regulator, with product MASPTGAVFEKPGTLRTRVEEFLRASIMDGRIKGGERLREQELCDQLGISRSTLREALRTLEAERLISIEPHRGPTVVRITEKAARDLYALRALLEGYAAHEFARLASDPDVERLRKAVDALHRQAKGSNKSALLAAKRDFYDVLLSGCDNDLVKDMLPGLLSRINLLRATSFARADRLPESMAEIDLIFERIQARDPQGAQSAAQSHIVNAQRTALEVLKRQQQETSDSEGDRPETKGRGSPGAAG